The genomic region AGGaaacataattattattataaaagaaGAGTGAGGTCAACCTGACCCGCTATCGGTCACCagcatttttactttatttcccACGGGCCTTCGACGTGGTGCTGATGACTCGGGGTGATATCACGAACACTATCCAAAACCTGTCAGTCACTCTAACTTCACGattgatatttgtttttgttgactaTCTACACAACTACATATTGTACAACATATTGTTTGTAAGCTCATGGATCTggaatatttatgtatatattttcttACACAAATAGATGTTTGGGGGGGATAAGAGGATTTGAAAGTAAGCAAGCATTCACTTTTGTATGCCTCTGAAACCATGCACGTTTCAGTTGATATCCTAGGTTATGTTTCAGTGTAGCTAATTCTTTacctttataaaaataaaatggagtaacttaataattttattatttcaaaGATGTTTTTCATAATTAGTGCAGACATTCCTGAGTTTTGGCTGAAATCTCGTTTTGGTAGAtcagagtgacctttgtccaaAAAAAATGAGTACATTTTAATGAGTTCATCCTTAATTCAAAGTTAATATTTATCCCAGATGTGACGACATTCCCTCCAGGCATTTCTGATATATTACGTGAATGGGATAGACAACCCAAAAGATCCGTTCTGGCCACAGCTGTCTCCAGCAtggaagaataataataaaaatcctAATCAGTGTCGAAATAATGCCTGCATAATGATGCAATAAACAGTGTGACGTGCAAATGTCATTCAGTTAAGGTTGAATGATAGAAGTCCAAGGTTAAGGTGTGTAAGATAAGAATAGTAGGTAGTTCAGAAGTCAGATAGCCTGAGGGCTGAAGCTCCTCCTTCAAGCTTACGCCActtaatatgtttaaaaaaaaaaagtgtgaacaTGAACTCAGAACAACGGCGTCGCGTGTGTTTTCCTTGGGACAGGCCAAATGAAATGAACTACAGGTATAACTGTAACCAGTAGCTAATTTAGACACAGATGTAGTTGGCTCTCATAGTTACAAAAGCTCAATGATCTTATtcagggattaaaaaaaaaaaaaaaaaagaagctttatcAGCTTTATCAGTCTCATTAAACATTACAACAACAGCTCTTCTGGGCTGGTAGAAAGGTAAACTGTACACCTGAATACAGACATTTCATCCTGGTGAGTGGTGAGAGCTGGGAGTAGCAAATTATCCCAACTCTCATTACTGAAAATGTTTAGGCATGCTACCCTGAACCATTTAGAAAGACACTTATTTTCCTTATGCTGTGAAAGCATCAGGTGAAGCTACATGCATACATACTCCTTTATTGCTTTATGTTGTCATTTAGGGGTAAATATGGCTGGATGTATGACTTAACGTAAGAACAAGACATTTCCTGATTGACTTCCAGTTAATCATTTCAATAACGTTAACTGTGTTTGTCCAGAGCTCCGCCCATCATAGGTTACCTCCCATTTGAGGTCCTGGGTACATCAGGATATGACTACTATCATGTAGATGACCTTGAGACACTAGCCAAGTGTCACGAACACTGTGAGTACACTTCTGTCAGCGATCACTGAAGCATGGTCAACTCCAGTTATCAACTTCCTCTCGAGCTTCCAAAGCAGAGCATTGAAATCTTCTCTTTGCTTCTGTGTAGTAATGCAATATGGGAAAGGAAAGTCCTGCTACTACAGATTCCTCACCAAAGGGCAGCAATGGATTTGGCTTCAGACCCATTACTACATTACTTATCACCAGTGGAACTCCAGGCCAGAGTTCATTGTCTGCACACACACGGTCGTAAGGTGCATGAAGATTTCCCTCTTGACCCTTTGATATGACATTGCTCACGAGCTAAAACATACAGTCCTCTGTAAAACCCTAGAGGTAGTATAATGACATGCTTTGCTTCCAGTGATGTGGTGTTTTTATTACTATGGAGTAGACAAAAGCTACTGgaaatatttttacatattgAAATGTATAAGAGGCAGCCAAATGcagcaatatatatattattattagtagtagtagtattacaATTGTATTAaactttatattaaaaaaaagtcatgatTTGTTAATTTTCCATATACTTCTGTTCAAACTTTGAAATCAGAAAGTCTGAacttgaattgttttaattcaggtgTATTCTGGTGATTTCCAGAGCCATAATTATGAAAGTTGTGTCCAACCCTAACTGTGTGTGTCATTAATTGTCTTTGCGCTGCAGTTATGCTGAAGTAAGAGCAGAACAGCGCAGAGAGCTGGGAATTGAAGAATCACCACCTCAAATCACCGCTGAGAAGGTCAGACCAACATGAGGTATGATTTGTAAAAATTAAAGAGTGGACAGCATAGTGACCTTGTGACAATGCATTGTTTGCAGCAATCCCAGGATTCAGGCTCTGAGTCCCAGCTCAACACTTTCAGCTTGAAAGAGGCCTTAGAGCGATTTGACCACAGTCGGACCCCATCGGCCTCGTCTCGCAGCTCACGTAAATCTTCCCACACGGCTGTGTCTGACCCAGCCTGTAAGTACAAGCATCTGTTCACTACTGAGCAAAGCTTGATGTATATtaactatttctttttttattattattatctgagCATCATGTTTATATTTGCCCTTCAGCATCACAAATGAAGCTTCAGGGAGATAGGAGTACACCAGGTCGCCAGTCGGTCTCTGCTGTGGAGATGACATCACAACGGAGATCATCTATCAGCAGTCAGGTCAGTGGATGGACAAGCGCACACGCTCTGGTCTTAAATTTCACGATACCTGTATTCTGGGTCATGAGGGATTTCATTAGGACTTAGGACTTTTGTTTGGTGTCTTTAATTCCATCAGCAGTCGATGAGTTCCCAAAATACAGGACAGAACGTGGCGTCATCCATGgtttcacaacaacagccgcagcagccacaacagcagcaacagcaacaacaacagcagcaacagcaacaagtTCCGACCAACAACCAAGTAAGATATTCacgtcatttttttttattgtctaaTATTGCTGATTCTTAAGTATAACTAGCAGACAATGACTGCAGTGgacagcgtttttttttttgtttgtttgttttaatgctcAGTTTCACTTCACTATAAAGAACTTCTTTATCCATCATGTCTTATGTCTTCTGTGTGGCACTTGATAAACTGAAGGTCCAACAGCACAATTATGAACAAGAGTAGCCTATGTGTCTGTTTGACACTGCCTTATGACATGGGACAGCCAATGAACATGGATCTGCAAAGCTCTGTATAGCTCCCACGCACTGACATGATGGGGCTGTTAACCCAGGAATgcctatatttatatataaaacgtAGACGTAGTCCCTATGATGCCACCTATTGGTTTGTGGACTACTGTAGCCTGTAGTCTGACCGTCAGCATGTTGGATTTTtaagtctttaaaaaatgtaggtgagttaaataaaaaatatagcccCTGCACACAGTTGTCATGAACCGTCAGTTGGCTGTAGAGAACAAAGGAAAGTTTGCAGgctgtaaatatgtttatttttgctttaaagcTGAGAATTTTATGGGTGTTCACAAATTCACTTGCTTTTATTGCCAACGTTAAGCAGATATTCTTGGAGCTGCAGTTTGAATTGGTTACATTTTTAAGCCAGTGGTCACTGTTGGTTAAAATGTGTTCTGTGGTCAGCATGCAAGAAGTTGTTTGTACTCAGAGAATGTGACCTGAGCCTTAACAATTTGTAAAATATACGTAtggaacatttaaaataaactgccaTACTGTTAtgtctttattctttaacaGTCAATGGTCCAGTTCTCCAGCCAGTTAGAAGCCATGCAGCACCTGAAAGAGCAGCTGGAGCAGAGGACCAGAATGATCGAGGTCAACATTCAGCGGCAGCAGGATGAGCTGCGGCAGATCCAGGACGAGCTACAGAGGGTGCAGGGACAGAGTCTGCAGGTAGGACTGAAGAGCTGCGCACAAGTGTTGCAAATGAATGATTACATAGCCTAGTAAATATATgaaaggttttctttttaattgttttatattCAGCTTACATGATGGATGTGTTGCTGTTATAATTAGAGCTGGAGTTCGAATGTGTGATGTGTATCTCAGATGTTCCTGCAGAAAGGGCCTGGAGGACTAAATGTGAGCTCTGTACAGATGGCCCAGGGGAATGGTGGGCAGCAGGGGGGTACACTCAGCATGCAGGGCCAGGTGGTTTCTGCAGGATCTCTGCAAAACAGCATACAGCAACAACATGCTGTGCAGCCCCCATCCCAGCAGCAAACACTCCTACGGGAACAGAACACAGCACTCTCGCAGGTCAGACAGGCTAAACGGTTCTCATTTTGCCTCTCACTGACCCGCTGAATTCATAGCTTAGCTGTGTTTGTTATAGATTTTTCCATCCAGCATGCTCGTGTCATAGACTCCGGTTCTGTTTATTTCAGCCTCAGAGGTCGTCGCACACAGTGCAGCCTCAACAGaatccactgcctgcatctctCTACAACACGATGATGATCCCTCAGCAAAGTCCTGCTAACGTGGTTCAGATTGCCACAAGCCTGGCGCAGAATACTGGACCCAACACTCCTGCTGTGGCAACATTTGCACAGGACCGTTCGGCTCAGATTAGGTGTGAATCTTCACATAAATctatttgttatatttcttcataatgAAAATGTTATTAAGTAGTGCTCGAGTTCATTGATGGCACCCTCTGTGGTGCATAATACTTCAATTTAATGTAGTACTAATTTAGGTACAGTGCACTTTTATAGTGAAAAAAGGTCATATATATTGACCTTATGTCAATTTGGGTTAATTAGACTTATCAGACCTGACTAACTTCCTGAACCTTACAGGTTTCCTGCAGGCCCCCAGCTGCTCACCAAGCTAGTGACAGGGCAGATGACATGTGGGGCAGTTATGGTCCCCACAACCATGTTTATGGGTCAAGTGGTGACGGCCTTTGCACCGCAGCAGGGCCAGACGCAGACAATTAGCATTTCCCAacaggctccgcagcagcaacagcaacaggAGCAACAGATTCAACCGCAGTCTCAGGTCACAGCCATGCAGCAAGGGCAAGCTCCACTGACCCAGCAGCAAACACAGTTCCTACAGGTAACACTGACACAGTAACCACTTATCAGGTGAAGTTTTACTGTATGAAGTTGGCTCGCATACAGGCAGCTTGCTGTTTACGTGATTTAAAATATCCtaatgaattttattttatataaattgAAAATTCTTTGTATGCTCAAAGAACTTGACACAGGAGATGGAGTTgaatgtgaatattttttttcagatcTGTTGACAGACGAGGACATTTTCAAAATGTGATTTTGATTAAAATACAATGTTGAAAGATGCAGCTTAGTTTAGATGAATTCCTGTTGACAACAACGATGTTTCAGTTCCATATCACTACTCACTGTTCAATCGGACTCTAACCACAACAAGAGGATGGTGGATGACAAATTAGATCTAGAAATTAAAGTTTAACTTAATGCCACAagttactatttttttttaatataattaatatacGAGGAGGAACTGATATGCTTTGACTGATGGCCTCCaaaagcctgttttttttttggtcgcACTACAATCATAAGGCTAAGTATGGTGAGACATAGCGGTCCAGATCTTTTGCTTGTTGTAGTCTATTACATTTCAATAATCTGTAATCTCTAAATAATGGTCTGCTTCAGATACTTTTAAATGGTTAGAAATCCTCTGGTTTAGCCAAGGGACCACCCTGAATAGAGCATGAAGAACGCAGCATGCGCACTCATGTCTCAGTGTCTGTGTATTGTTCAGCCATTACACAGACACTGATTTGCCTGCCTTTCTTGCTTTACAGTGAATCAGCAGAGTCCTAGTTACTGCAGCTTTAAGTTACATCTTGGCTCGTTAGGCTGTGCCGACTAAGCTAATGTAACTTTTTCACTTAAGGCTCCTCGACTCCTTCATGGAAACCAGTCCACCCAGCTGATCCTGCAGGCAGCGTTCCCTTTGCAGCAGCAGGGTACCTTCACTGCAGCAgcccaacagcagcagcaacagcatcaaacacagcagaagcagttacaacaaaagcagcaacagcagctggCTCCTCACAGAGCAGATAGTTTGTCTGACCGCTCAGCGACACAGCCGCAGTAACTAGCCCAAGCCTATCAGA from Astatotilapia calliptera chromosome 23, fAstCal1.2, whole genome shotgun sequence harbors:
- the clocka gene encoding circadian locomoter output cycles protein kaput isoform X1; translation: MTSSIDQDDSSIFDGLMEEDEKDKAKRVSRNKSEKKRRDQFNVLIKELGTMLPGNTRKMDKSTILQKSIDFLHKHKEIAAQSESTEIRQDWKPPFLSNEEFTQLMLEALDGFFLAIMADGNIIYVSESVTSLLEHLPSDLVDQNLLNFLPVGEHSEVYKALSSHVMEGETLTPEYLKTKNQLEFCCHMLRGTIDPKEPPVYEYVKFIGNFKSLNNVPNCTRNGFDGVIQRSLHSAFEDRVCLIATVRLAKPQFIKEMCTVEEPNEEFTSRHSLEWKFLFLDHRAPPIIGYLPFEVLGTSGYDYYHVDDLETLAKCHEHLMQYGKGKSCYYRFLTKGQQWIWLQTHYYITYHQWNSRPEFIVCTHTVVSYAEVRAEQRRELGIEESPPQITAEKQSQDSGSESQLNTFSLKEALERFDHSRTPSASSRSSRKSSHTAVSDPASSQMKLQGDRSTPGRQSVSAVEMTSQRRSSISSQQSMSSQNTGQNVASSMVSQQQPQQPQQQQQQQQQQQQQQVPTNNQSMVQFSSQLEAMQHLKEQLEQRTRMIEVNIQRQQDELRQIQDELQRVQGQSLQMFLQKGPGGLNVSSVQMAQGNGGQQGGTLSMQGQVVSAGSLQNSIQQQHAVQPPSQQQTLLREQNTALSQPQRSSHTVQPQQNPLPASLYNTMMIPQQSPANVVQIATSLAQNTGPNTPAVATFAQDRSAQIRFPAGPQLLTKLVTGQMTCGAVMVPTTMFMGQVVTAFAPQQGQTQTISISQQAPQQQQQQEQQIQPQSQVTAMQQGQAPLTQQQTQFLQAPRLLHGNQSTQLILQAAFPLQQQGTFTAAAQQQQQQHQTQQKQLQQKQQQQLAPHRADSLSDRSATQPQ
- the clocka gene encoding circadian locomoter output cycles protein kaput isoform X2 → MTSSIDQDDSSIFDGLMEEDEKDKAKRVSRNKSEKKRRDQFNVLIKELGTMLPGNTRKMDKSTILQKSIDFLHKHKEIAAQSESTEIRQDWKPPFLSNEEFTQLMLEALDGFFLAIMADGNIIYVSESVTSLLEHLPSDLVDQNLLNFLPVGEHSEVYKALSSHVMEGETLTPEYLKTKNQLEFCCHMLRGTIDPKEPPVYEYVKFIGNFKSLNNVPNCTRNGFDGVIQRSLHSAFEDRVCLIATVRLAKPQFIKEMCTVEEPNEEFTSRHSLEWKFLFLDHRAPPIIGYLPFEVLGTSGYDYYHVDDLETLAKCHEHLMQYGKGKSCYYRFLTKGQQWIWLQTHYYITYHQWNSRPEFIVCTHTVVSYAEVRAEQRRELGIEESPPQITAEKQSQDSGSESQLNTFSLKEALERFDHSRTPSASSRSSRKSSHTAVSDPASSQMKLQGDRSTPGRQSVSAVEMTSQRRSSISSQQSMSSQNTGQNVASSMVSQQQPQQPQQQQQQQQQQQQQQVPTNNQSMVQFSSQLEAMQHLKEQLEQRTRMIEVNIQRQQDELRQIQDELQRVQGQSLQMAQGNGGQQGGTLSMQGQVVSAGSLQNSIQQQHAVQPPSQQQTLLREQNTALSQPQRSSHTVQPQQNPLPASLYNTMMIPQQSPANVVQIATSLAQNTGPNTPAVATFAQDRSAQIRFPAGPQLLTKLVTGQMTCGAVMVPTTMFMGQVVTAFAPQQGQTQTISISQQAPQQQQQQEQQIQPQSQVTAMQQGQAPLTQQQTQFLQAPRLLHGNQSTQLILQAAFPLQQQGTFTAAAQQQQQQHQTQQKQLQQKQQQQLAPHRADSLSDRSATQPQ